Below is a genomic region from Triticum dicoccoides isolate Atlit2015 ecotype Zavitan chromosome 5A, WEW_v2.0, whole genome shotgun sequence.
ATTTTCTCAAAAAACACTTGATGTCTATGGCAAAATTTGCAGACAAACAAATTTGAAAATACAAGTATTTATCCTTGAGGCGGCTCAGATGTCAAATGGGTTGTAAGTTTCTTTATCAGCACAAAGAGATAAAAATCTCTTCAGAGTGGTGCATGACTTTTCTCATCATAGCCTTTTGCTTCCACAGAGCATCCATTTGCAGACAGAATCATCATCGGAAAACCAACTAATTCAGATGAAATGCAACAAGGTTCACGAAACCAGATACTGAGCTGCAGAGGGGGAAAACACAGGTATCAGATGAGGGCACTCCATATGTTTAGACTGACCCATTCAAAATAGGAAGGAGAAATCCGTTCAGGATTAGGGGGTTGGAAATAAGAAGAAGTTAGGAAGGGGGATCGGAAAGAGGACCCATCAGCGGCAAATGTATCTGACCTTAATGTAATTTCAGTAAGCATCATCTTAGGACCGCTCATAGGCTACCCTCATCATCTGCTTCTGTACATTATCCCTAAAATCCAGTTAACCTTCAAGACTTCTATTTTCAAACTACAGAATTTACCTGAAGGCAAAAGCTGGAAACAATTCCTAAAAACAAATAGACGTCTACGTCGAAAATATAGGATAAAAAATcagaaaatacaaaatatgtatccATGAGGTGGCTCAGATTTACAATGGGTTGTAAAGTTTGTTTATCAGCACAGAGATAAATCTCTTCAAAGTGGTTCATGACTTTTCTCATCATAGCCTTTTTGCTTCCACAGAGCATCCATTTTGCAGACAGAATGATAAACCCAGAACAAGTAATTCAGATGTAATGAAACGAGGTTCAGAAAGCCACCAATAGGAAAAAAATACCATTCAAGATTACGGAGTAATGAAAATATAACCATCATTTAACCTCAATGTAATTTCAGTCCGCATCATGGTAGGATAAATGTTGGGCAACCCTCGTCATCTGGTTCTGTACATTACTCCCCCGATCTAGTTAATCTTAAGACTCTTGTTCAAAACTAAAGTATTTTCCCAATGGCTAAATCTGGAAACAGTTTCTGAAGACATCTATGCCGAGACAATAAACAAAAAATACGAAAGTAGGTCTCCATGAGGTGGCTCAGATGTAAAATGGGTTGTAAGTTTGCTTTATCAGCACAAAGAGAAAAATTTCTTCAGAGTGGTGCATGACTTTTCTCATCATAGCCTTTTGCTTCACCAGGGAGAACAATGTCATGGAATACAGCAGATTTGTCGATTGACATTATAATACTAGGAAGCGCAATATGGAATGCCTCAGATTTGTCATTTGATGTCATTTTACATCTGCTTCCTCAAGCGGTTCTCCCTGAAAAGGGGGCTTGAGTCCACAGAGCATCTGTTTTGCAGACAGAATCATCATCGGAAAACCACAGGTAATTCAAATTTAAGATGGCATGCAACAAAGGCAGTTGCTAAGTAAATAAATCAAGCACCTGAATTCAACCATACTACTAAAATCACTGGGCAATAAGCAGCACAATATTATACAAAGTCTCTGCTTCATTCTCCCTGAAACAGGGGGCTTGAACTTGCAGCCAAAATAAGCATGCCAAAAATTAAATTTTCAGAACTCAACTCTAACACTATAATCAAAAGGCAATGAGCAGAAATGTTTTGAGATAAGCACAAAGTCAAGACAATGGAAGCATAGCCAAAAACAATGTGGCATCTCAAGTTGCCAAAACTGAGATGCACCTGAAGCACAAGGCCAGAACTAACGAATCACTATGCGCCTCTGACTGGGCAACTTTGAGAAAGGTCGACCTCAAGAAGCCCAAGGTGAGAGAGGCACACACAAAATCAAATGGCAGGAAACAAGCTCATCATCACAAAGCAGTATTCACCCCAGCATGATAGCAGAGTGAAATTGCAACGGGAAAGCAGGTAATCATATCCATCTATTAAGAGCATTCAACACAGGCAGACAAAACCACAAATGGGATAAGAGCACAATAATGGAATCGAAATAGAGTATTTAAACGACACATCATAGCTCGCACACAGGTGCAGGAGTCGAAGTGCAACAACGCCCAGGAACACCACTTAACATACACTAAGATTCTCCAAAAAAGACTTGACACTAAAACTTCTGCTAGATAACTCGATGGCAGACACCAGAGCACTCATTTCTTCTTGATGGCAGCCTTGGTAACCTTGGCGCCGGTGGGGTCCTTCTTCTCAACGCCCTTGATGACACCAACAGCAACCGTTTGTCTCATGTCACGCACAGCGAAGCGGCCAAGAGGAGGGTAGGTGGCGAAGGTCTCCACAACcatgggcttggtgggaatcatcTTCACAATACCAGCGTCACCGTTCTTCAGGAACTTGGGCGCAGCCTCAATCTCCTTACCAGATCGCCTGTCAATCTTGGTCACCAGCTCAGCAAACTTGACAGCAATGTGGGAGGTGTGGCAGTCCAGCACTGGGGCGTAGCCGTTGCCGATCTGACCAGGGTGGTTCATGATGATGACCTGAGAGGTGAAGTTGGCTGCCTCCTTGGCAGGGTCATCCTTGGAGTTGGATGCAACAAACCCACGCTTAAGATCCTTGACAGCAACGTTCTTCACGTTGAAGCCGACATTGTCACCAGGAAGCGCCTCCAGGAGGGACTCGTGGTGCATCTCAACGGACTTGACCTCAGTTGTCAGACCAGTGGGGCCAAAGGTAACAACCATACCAGGCTTGATGACACCAGTCTCAACGCGTCCAACAGGCACAGTTCCAATGCCACCAATCTTGTAAACATCCTGAAGGGGAAGACGCAGGGGCTTGTCTGAGGGCCTCTTGGGCTCATTGATCTGGTCAAGAGCCTCAAGAAGGGTAGGGCCCTTGTACCAGTCAAGGTTGGTGGACCTCTCAATCATGTTGTCACCCTcaaacccagagatgggaacgaaGGGAACCTTCTCAGGGTTGTAGCCGACCTTCTTCAGGTACGAAGAGACTTCCTTGACGATTTCCTCATAACGGGCCTTCGAGTACTTgggagtggtggcatccatctgtgACAGATCATAAGAACAATCACATCAGATTAAAACAGATATGGTGAactagtaaatcactagcatgtaaCAATAACAAGAAGTGTGTTTAGCAGCACATCTATCATACAATGCAAGTTCCACAGAACAAGTATAATAGGCAAACAAACTATTTAGTTTTTAAATTACAACCTCCATAACTAAGTAGAAGACAA
It encodes:
- the LOC119303374 gene encoding elongation factor 1-alpha-like is translated as MGKEKTHINIVVIGHVDSGKSTTTGHLIYKLGGIDKRVIERFEKEAAEMNKRSFKYAWVLDKLKAERERGITIDIALWKFETTKYYCTVIDAPGHRDFIKNMITGTSQADCAVLIIDSTTGGFEAGISKDGQTREHALLAFTLGVKQMICCCNKMDATTPKYSKARYEEIVKEVSSYLKKVGYNPEKVPFVPISGFEGDNMIERSTNLDWYKGPTLLEALDQINEPKRPSDKPLRLPLQDVYKIGGIGTVPVGRVETGVIKPGMVVTFGPTGLTTEVKSVEMHHESLLEALPGDNVGFNVKNVAVKDLKRGFVASNSKDDPAKEAANFTSQVIIMNHPGQIGNGYAPVLDCHTSHIAVKFAELVTKIDRRSGKEIEAAPKFLKNGDAGIVKMIPTKPMVVETFATYPPLGRFAVRDMRQTVAVGVIKGVEKKDPTGAKVTKAAIKKK